GCAGTTGAAGAAGGTATCGTAACAGGTGGTGGTGTTGCTTTGTTGAGAGCTTCTGCTTCTCTGGACAACATTGAAACTGAGAACGACGACCAAGCTCACGGTGTTACTATCGTAAGAAACGCAATCGAAGCGCCACTGAGAACTATCTTAGAGAACGCTGGTGTTGAGCCTTCAATCGTTATCCACAACGTATTGGCTCACGAAGGTAACTACGGTTACAACGCACGTACTGACAAGTACGAGGACTTGGTTGAGGCTGGTGTAATCGACCCAACTAAAGTAACTCGTCTTGCACTGGAAAATGCTTCATCTATCTCTTCTCTGTTGCTGACTACAGAATGTGTAGTTTCTTCGAAGAAAGAAGAAGGTGGTGCTCCAGCAATGCCTCCAATGGGCGGCGGCATGCCAGGTATGATGTAATTCTAGATGCTAGACATCTTTATATAAAAAGAGGGTTCCTGATTTCGGGAACCCTCTTCTGTTTTCAAGAATACCTATATTAACCGATTTATAACTACATTTGTAGTAAAACTAAACAACAATATTTTTCAACTCATTAAATCTACTATGCCTTCTAAACGATTTTTTTTGGATGATACCAAAATAGACACAATAGATATTTCATCAGGCTTTAATTGGAAAAACACAACTGTTAAATTCAATGACAAAGAAATTGGGAAGTTGAATAATAAAAAAGCCTTAAAAGAAGGAGGTGAATTCCAATTGGATGCTAATAGAACCTTAAAAATCCAATTAAAAGGTAATTATCAACCCGCTTTAGAACTACTCGTGAATGGAGAGCCAATCAAAGGTTCCGCAACTGATCCAGCTGAACAGTTAAATCAAGTATCTAAAATGGCCTTTGTTATTGGTGGTCTGTCAGTAGTGGCAGGGTTGATATCTGAGTTCATGAACTTTCCCATCTTAAACCAACTCGGGATCAACTTTTTCTCATGTATCTACGGCTTAATCATGATAGGCCTTGGCTTTTGGGTAAAGAAAAGATCATATATAGCCTTAGCATTAATCATTGGACTATTTATTTTTGACATTATTGGCTTGTTTATGTTAGCTATAGAAAATGATCACAATCCAACAAATGGAATAATGATGAAAGTTTTCTTTATCTTCTTTTTTGCAAAAGGATTTCCCGCTATTAAAAAACTAAAAGAATCGGAAACCGAGCTTTTGAAAGCAGCATAAAAACACACTCCCATTAAGATTAAGATCTTAATGGGAGTGTTTCATTTCCTGTTATATATAGATTTTTCGCCCTAGGTATTTAGGCTGCACATTCAGTACATATAAATCCAACATTACTTTTACCCTTGCCAAATACTCTCTCAAATGAGTTTGCAAGTGGCTTCGAAAGCTTACGTTTTTAGCATTGTAAGCAACAGCACTAATCCCTTTATGCTTGGCTATATAAACTGCTCTCTCATTCTGGAATTTTTGGGAAATAATAGTAATCTCCTGCTGATTAAATATTTCCTTAGCCCTTACCACTGAGTCTAAAGTCCTGAAACCTGCAAAATCCATAATAATCCTTTCAGACGGCACCCCTCGCTTCATTAAGGCTGCTCTCATATCACGAGGCTCGTTATAATACCTGCTGCTATTATCACCACTTACAATGATATACTTGATCTTCCCTGCCCTGTATAGCTCGACTGCTGCATCAATACGATAGTGAAAGTACAAGTTCTTTTTACCTGACTTCACAAACTTACTCGTTCCCAAGATCAACCCAACCCTATTGGAAGGCACCTCAGTTACACTATCATAGGTCAGTGACTTACTGTAATTGGAAATAAATGTGTCGCAGGCAAAAATAACCCCAACCATAAGTATGGCAATCAAGACCACCATCTTTGAAATTTGGGATATTTGGTTTCTCCTTTCTGCCAGATAATCTCTCAACACACTCATTCTTCTAGCATTACAGATCTTGTATAATTCAGCGGGCATCTTCTCTTCTTTTCTTCAATTCAAACAACAGTAACCTTGTCATTTTTGGCAAACATTCCTTGGTTACTGATAGCCGGTTAAAATCTTCTGGGTAAGAACGTAACGTCAACAGTTCTTAACAGCTAGATTCAAAATTTGTGCAAACATTCCAATCACACAAAAAACAATGCATACGATTACACATTTGTTTTACAAAGGACAGCCTTTGGAATCAGTTAGGCAATAACACAACTCAACTTTAACAGACCTAAACAGACTAATAAGATCTGTTAACTAAATGAAAACCAACAACCTTCGCCTTTTCTC
This portion of the Limibacter armeniacum genome encodes:
- a CDS encoding SanA/YdcF family protein, which gives rise to MPAELYKICNARRMSVLRDYLAERRNQISQISKMVVLIAILMVGVIFACDTFISNYSKSLTYDSVTEVPSNRVGLILGTSKFVKSGKKNLYFHYRIDAAVELYRAGKIKYIIVSGDNSSRYYNEPRDMRAALMKRGVPSERIIMDFAGFRTLDSVVRAKEIFNQQEITIISQKFQNERAVYIAKHKGISAVAYNAKNVSFRSHLQTHLREYLARVKVMLDLYVLNVQPKYLGRKIYI